A region from the Pararge aegeria chromosome Z, ilParAegt1.1, whole genome shotgun sequence genome encodes:
- the LOC120636516 gene encoding chromatin complexes subunit BAP18-like isoform X2, which produces MNNSADKVGEIFREAGTAFNKLSEMTMMLHPMADTQSGGKWTEDEIEMLRLCVHRFVVDLNKLSQHIKGRTGSQIRTTLRKKAFEDAGIQVRQVSRIAPKAVQPATKVTLNMLNATENEVDVEGLTGEVKLEFDGSTEEVVT; this is translated from the exons GTTGGAGAAATATTCCGGGAGGCAGGCACCGCATTCAACAAGTTGTCTGAGATGACAATGATGCTACATCCAATGGCGGATACTCAGTCTGG TGGTAAGTGGACAGAAGATGAGATTGAGATGCTTCGGTTGTGTGTACATCGCTTCGTGGTTGATCTTAATAAACTCAGCCAACATATAAAGGGCAGGACAGG TTCCCAAATCCGCACAACTCTAAGGAAGAAGGCATTCGAGGACGCAGGTATACAAGTGAGGCAGGTAAGCAGAATCGCGCCCAAAGCCGTGCAGCCGGCGACCAAG GTGACGTTGAACATGTTGAATGCGACGGAAAACGAAGTTGACGTTGAAGGTTTGACCGGTGAAGTGAAACTCGAGTTCGATGGAAGCACTGAGGAAGTGGTTACATGA
- the LOC120636516 gene encoding chromatin complexes subunit BAP18-like isoform X3 has translation MNNSADKVGEIFREAGTAFNKLSEMTMMLHPMADTQSGGKWTEDEIEMLRLCVHRFVVDLNKLSQHIKGRTGSQIRTTLRKKAFEDAGIQVRQVTLNMLNATENEVDVEGLTGEVKLEFDGSTEEVVT, from the exons GTTGGAGAAATATTCCGGGAGGCAGGCACCGCATTCAACAAGTTGTCTGAGATGACAATGATGCTACATCCAATGGCGGATACTCAGTCTGG TGGTAAGTGGACAGAAGATGAGATTGAGATGCTTCGGTTGTGTGTACATCGCTTCGTGGTTGATCTTAATAAACTCAGCCAACATATAAAGGGCAGGACAGG TTCCCAAATCCGCACAACTCTAAGGAAGAAGGCATTCGAGGACGCAGGTATACAAGTGAGGCAG GTGACGTTGAACATGTTGAATGCGACGGAAAACGAAGTTGACGTTGAAGGTTTGACCGGTGAAGTGAAACTCGAGTTCGATGGAAGCACTGAGGAAGTGGTTACATGA
- the LOC120636516 gene encoding chromatin complexes subunit BAP18-like isoform X1, with product MNNSADKVGEIFREAGTAFNKLSEMTMMLHPMADTQSGGKWTEDEIEMLRLCVHRFVVDLNKLSQHIKGRTGSQIRTTLRKKAFEDAGIQVRQVSRIAPKAVQPATKVVPPLNITQGVLRHNAEVTLNMLNATENEVDVEGLTGEVKLEFDGSTEEVVT from the exons GTTGGAGAAATATTCCGGGAGGCAGGCACCGCATTCAACAAGTTGTCTGAGATGACAATGATGCTACATCCAATGGCGGATACTCAGTCTGG TGGTAAGTGGACAGAAGATGAGATTGAGATGCTTCGGTTGTGTGTACATCGCTTCGTGGTTGATCTTAATAAACTCAGCCAACATATAAAGGGCAGGACAGG TTCCCAAATCCGCACAACTCTAAGGAAGAAGGCATTCGAGGACGCAGGTATACAAGTGAGGCAGGTAAGCAGAATCGCGCCCAAAGCCGTGCAGCCGGCGACCAAGGTAGTCCCACCACTGAACATCACCCAAGGAGTGCTAAGACATAATGCCGAG GTGACGTTGAACATGTTGAATGCGACGGAAAACGAAGTTGACGTTGAAGGTTTGACCGGTGAAGTGAAACTCGAGTTCGATGGAAGCACTGAGGAAGTGGTTACATGA